In Actinoplanes sp. NBC_00393, a single genomic region encodes these proteins:
- a CDS encoding glycosyltransferase, with protein MIPAGTAGTLPLLLSALPPVHEVVVVVGPGEDTNRALPRAARVIRQTRTGLGNALACGVAEATGDVVVTLTGDGSCDPADVPRFVAALRAGADVVHGSRYLTAPGVPAGPRPGPFARCADLLLLWVMSVLFGSRPTDPGFGYRAFWRDTAGRLGLPRVAGTDPAPGDGPEIEPLLTVRTTTAGLHVAELPVSAYTRAATPLVPAVRALVAEYAEERRTGRTGRAAATTEESIVVLTGSPDPLINAPRTSPAVPEKDPARSWPAPNPRRPDPIDRRRGDRRHGERRADFSADRRFAGSVTARRPDGEPFARRRWRDNRVEVTAGEAVRPRPQGRPNLRVINGEATGPAGPRSGHLRSV; from the coding sequence GGCGAGGACACGAACCGCGCCCTTCCCCGGGCTGCGCGGGTGATCCGGCAGACCCGTACCGGTCTGGGCAACGCGCTGGCGTGCGGGGTCGCCGAGGCCACCGGTGACGTGGTCGTCACGCTGACCGGCGACGGCTCGTGCGACCCGGCTGACGTACCCCGGTTCGTGGCTGCGCTGCGGGCCGGCGCCGATGTGGTGCACGGCTCCCGCTATCTCACCGCTCCCGGTGTGCCCGCCGGACCGCGACCCGGCCCGTTCGCCCGCTGCGCCGATCTGCTGCTGCTCTGGGTGATGAGCGTGCTCTTCGGCAGCCGTCCCACCGACCCGGGCTTCGGTTACCGGGCGTTCTGGCGGGACACCGCCGGCCGGCTGGGTCTGCCCCGGGTGGCCGGCACCGATCCGGCGCCCGGCGACGGTCCCGAGATCGAGCCGCTGCTCACGGTCCGGACCACCACGGCCGGCCTGCACGTCGCCGAGTTGCCGGTCAGCGCGTACACCCGGGCCGCCACGCCCCTGGTGCCGGCCGTCCGTGCCCTGGTCGCCGAGTACGCCGAAGAGCGCCGCACCGGCCGGACCGGCCGCGCCGCCGCCACCACCGAGGAGAGCATCGTCGTCCTCACCGGCTCGCCGGACCCGCTGATCAACGCGCCGCGCACCTCGCCGGCCGTTCCGGAGAAGGACCCGGCCCGCAGCTGGCCCGCGCCGAACCCGCGCCGCCCCGACCCGATCGACCGCAGGCGCGGCGACCGGCGGCACGGCGAGCGGCGCGCCGACTTCAGCGCCGACCGCCGCTTCGCCGGGTCGGTGACGGCCCGCCGGCCGGACGGTGAGCCGTTCGCCCGGCGGCGGTGGCGCGACAACCGGGTCGAGGTCACCGCCGGGGAAGCGGTACGCCCCCGCCCGCAGGGCCGGCCCAACCTGCGCGTGATCAACGGCGAGGCCACCGGCCCGGCCGGCCCCCGCAGCGGCCACCTGCGCTCGGTCTGA
- the fgd gene encoding glucose-6-phosphate dehydrogenase (coenzyme-F420), which produces MIRFGYKASAEQFAPAELLRYGVLAEELGFDSVFVSDHLQPWRHDGGHAPAALPWLGALAARTEKVLIGTSVLTPTFRYHPAVVAQAFATLGCLAPGRAVLGVGSGESLNEVLLGTQWPDGKERFARLKEAVLLIKKLWAEDRVSYEGQFYKTENATIYDKPETPVPIYIGASGPAATRLAGRIADGFITTSGKGHSLYTDTLLPAVTEGAEKAGRKIDDLDLLIEVKVSFDADLEQARNDTQYWGALALSPEEKTGVEDPVEMQRLADALPVERTATRWIVSSDPAEHAAKVVEYLDMGFKHLVFHAPGPDQERFLRLYAGEILPRLRSRG; this is translated from the coding sequence ATGATTCGGTTCGGGTACAAGGCGTCGGCGGAACAGTTCGCGCCGGCTGAACTGCTCAGGTACGGCGTCCTCGCGGAGGAGCTGGGCTTCGACTCGGTGTTCGTCAGCGACCACCTGCAGCCGTGGCGGCACGACGGTGGCCATGCTCCGGCGGCGCTGCCGTGGCTGGGGGCGCTCGCCGCGCGTACCGAGAAGGTGTTGATCGGCACCAGCGTGCTGACCCCGACCTTCCGTTACCACCCGGCCGTGGTCGCCCAGGCCTTCGCCACTCTCGGCTGCCTCGCGCCGGGCCGCGCCGTCCTCGGCGTCGGCTCCGGCGAGTCGCTCAACGAGGTGCTGCTCGGCACGCAGTGGCCGGACGGCAAGGAGCGGTTCGCCCGCCTCAAGGAGGCGGTCCTGCTGATCAAGAAGCTCTGGGCCGAGGACCGGGTCAGCTACGAGGGCCAGTTCTACAAGACCGAGAACGCCACGATCTATGACAAGCCGGAGACTCCGGTGCCGATCTACATCGGCGCGTCCGGGCCGGCCGCGACCCGGCTTGCCGGGCGGATCGCCGACGGGTTCATCACGACCAGCGGCAAGGGGCACTCGCTCTACACCGACACGCTGCTCCCGGCGGTCACCGAGGGCGCGGAGAAGGCCGGCCGCAAGATCGACGACCTGGATCTGCTGATCGAGGTCAAGGTCTCCTTCGACGCGGACCTCGAGCAGGCGCGCAACGACACGCAGTACTGGGGTGCGCTGGCGCTGTCGCCGGAGGAGAAGACCGGCGTCGAGGACCCGGTCGAGATGCAGCGCCTCGCCGACGCCCTGCCGGTCGAGCGGACCGCCACCCGGTGGATCGTCTCGTCCGACCCGGCGGAGCACGCGGCGAAGGTCGTGGAGTACCTGGACATGGGCTTCAAGCACCTGGTGTTCCACGCGCCGGGGCCGGACCAGGAGCGCTTCCTGCGCCTGTACGCCGGCGAGATCCTGCCGCGGCTGCGCTCGCGCGGCTGA
- a CDS encoding sigma-70 family RNA polymerase sigma factor, translating to MARQSDTATVIAARAGDPAAVDRLVADHLPLVYTIVGRALEGHADVDDVVQEVMLRVLRNLGDLRDPESFRSWLVAITVRQVRERFRARPAAVPLDPELRDPGADFTDLAITRLELSGQRRETAEATRWLDEEYRELLSLWWLEASGELTRDEIVEATGVGRQHAAVRIQRMKGQLETARAVVRALHRTPRCPELMLLLDTWDGRPGALWRKRIARHTRDCRACAPAWENLVAAERLLAGMALVPLPATLSGTAKAGAAPTAVTAKVAAKAGGSLAQKVLVGVLATGAVAGGGAAVVAYRAPAEPVNAAVVAAPQVSRASIAPALAPTPSLSPSASPTVSPAAKSPAAKRTSAAPAVVERSAKKGAGVWKFAGSKGALKDVGASWYYSWAPNDDEVPGPAGVEFVPMIWGKANVTDATLKQAKAEGDGVLLGFNEPDLAEQSNMSVEDALSAWPRLESTGMKLVSPAVAFGGDTPGGWLDRFMTGASEKGLRVDAIALHWYGSDFSAAAVNQFLGYVDAVHKRYGKPIWVTEFGLINFGGAPKYPSDAQKVRFIEGATAGLEKRSFVQRYAWFGLPAVGDSVDFGLYRDGRTPTEAGKAYRAAG from the coding sequence ATGGCTCGACAGTCCGACACCGCGACGGTGATCGCCGCCCGCGCCGGCGACCCGGCCGCGGTGGACCGCCTGGTGGCCGACCACCTGCCGCTGGTCTACACGATCGTCGGCCGGGCCCTGGAAGGGCACGCCGACGTCGACGACGTGGTCCAGGAGGTGATGCTGCGGGTTCTGCGCAACCTGGGCGATCTGCGCGATCCCGAGTCGTTCCGGTCCTGGCTGGTCGCGATCACCGTGCGGCAGGTGCGGGAACGCTTCCGTGCCCGGCCGGCGGCGGTCCCGCTCGATCCGGAGCTGCGCGATCCGGGCGCCGACTTCACCGACCTGGCGATCACCCGCCTCGAGCTCTCCGGCCAGCGCCGGGAGACCGCCGAGGCGACCCGCTGGCTCGACGAGGAGTACCGCGAACTGCTCTCCCTCTGGTGGCTGGAGGCCTCCGGCGAACTCACCCGCGACGAGATCGTCGAGGCCACCGGGGTCGGCCGCCAGCACGCGGCGGTGCGGATCCAGCGGATGAAGGGGCAGCTCGAGACGGCGCGCGCGGTGGTTCGGGCACTGCACCGGACGCCCCGCTGTCCGGAGCTGATGCTCCTGCTTGACACGTGGGACGGACGGCCCGGCGCGCTCTGGCGCAAGCGCATCGCGCGGCACACCCGCGACTGCCGCGCCTGCGCGCCGGCCTGGGAGAACCTGGTCGCGGCCGAACGCCTGCTGGCGGGCATGGCACTGGTCCCGCTTCCGGCAACCCTTTCCGGTACGGCCAAAGCCGGCGCCGCCCCCACCGCAGTGACCGCGAAGGTCGCCGCGAAGGCGGGCGGTTCCCTGGCGCAGAAGGTGCTCGTCGGCGTGCTCGCCACCGGAGCCGTCGCGGGTGGCGGGGCGGCTGTCGTCGCGTACCGCGCCCCGGCGGAGCCGGTCAATGCTGCCGTCGTCGCCGCGCCGCAGGTCTCCCGCGCCTCGATCGCGCCCGCGCTCGCACCCACCCCGTCGTTGTCCCCGTCGGCCTCGCCCACCGTTTCTCCGGCCGCGAAGTCCCCGGCCGCGAAGCGGACGAGCGCGGCCCCCGCCGTCGTGGAGCGCTCGGCCAAGAAGGGCGCCGGGGTCTGGAAGTTCGCCGGGTCGAAGGGGGCGCTCAAGGACGTCGGCGCCTCCTGGTACTACAGCTGGGCGCCGAACGACGACGAGGTTCCCGGTCCGGCCGGTGTCGAGTTCGTGCCGATGATCTGGGGCAAGGCGAACGTGACCGACGCCACCCTGAAGCAGGCCAAGGCCGAAGGTGACGGCGTGCTGCTCGGCTTCAACGAGCCGGACCTGGCCGAGCAGTCGAACATGAGCGTCGAGGACGCCCTGTCCGCCTGGCCGCGCCTGGAATCGACCGGGATGAAGCTGGTCAGCCCGGCTGTCGCGTTCGGCGGGGACACGCCGGGCGGCTGGCTGGACCGCTTCATGACCGGGGCGTCGGAGAAGGGCCTGCGGGTCGACGCGATCGCCCTGCACTGGTACGGCTCCGACTTCAGCGCCGCCGCGGTGAACCAGTTCCTCGGCTACGTCGACGCCGTCCACAAGCGGTACGGCAAGCCGATCTGGGTCACCGAGTTCGGCCTGATCAATTTCGGTGGTGCGCCGAAGTACCCGAGCGACGCGCAGAAGGTCCGGTTCATCGAGGGCGCCACGGCCGGCCTGGAGAAGCGCTCGTTCGTCCAGCGGTACGCCTGGTTCGGGCTGCCGGCCGTCGGCGACAGCGTGGACTTCGGGCTCTACCGGGACGGCAGGACCCCGACCGAGGCGGGGAAGGCCTATCGCGCAGCGGGCTAG
- a CDS encoding ATP-binding protein: protein MRMSVRLNLPREVDSVPAVRRLLRCALSVLRVDRQAGADLEIALTEACANVVKHASGAENFEVHLDVGQDRCSIDVVDEGDGFDPSASTATSPSADSERGRGLFLIKALGENVRMQSSPRSGSLIHFEKSFA from the coding sequence ATGCGCATGTCGGTCCGGCTCAACCTTCCCCGCGAGGTGGACAGCGTCCCCGCCGTCCGCCGGCTGTTGCGTTGCGCGCTGTCGGTCCTTCGGGTGGACCGGCAGGCCGGCGCCGATCTGGAGATCGCACTTACCGAGGCGTGCGCCAACGTGGTCAAGCACGCCTCGGGTGCAGAGAACTTCGAGGTGCACCTCGATGTGGGTCAGGACCGCTGCTCGATCGACGTGGTCGACGAGGGCGACGGCTTCGACCCGAGTGCGAGTACCGCCACGTCACCGTCCGCGGACAGCGAGCGGGGGCGCGGCCTCTTCCTGATCAAGGCGCTCGGCGAGAACGTACGCATGCAGTCGAGCCCGCGCAGTGGAAGCCTCATCCACTTCGAGAAGTCGTTCGCCTGA
- a CDS encoding PP2C family protein-serine/threonine phosphatase codes for MSDTPVPLGALLRAAPPDRLPEVAADHLRRHYAADRVEVFVPDLTLSSLCPLLGEPGPATEPAVLRCLGSQRPDTQATATGATRLHLPLNSWGERVGVLRLELPSRPEPELTEELAVHADELATAMRAAASSTDRYRRAQRRARLTMAAELQWDMLPGRSLADERFLVAGQLEPAYDVRGDHFDWALDGDKLTITVLNGHGEGMEAALLTSLAVNAMRNARRCGADIVEQAELASDAVHARHSGGAHASTLLLEIDLVGGAVAAVDAGSPRCLIARGGEVTPVALEQQLPFGMFGEAHYEIQRFDLEPGDRLLVVSDGVHEAAPAGRRTFGESALLSALRRTRLQPATEAVGTVMRSLRDYHAGAEPEDDAVTVCLDWRR; via the coding sequence TTGTCCGACACCCCGGTCCCACTCGGCGCCCTGCTACGGGCGGCGCCGCCCGACCGGCTGCCCGAAGTGGCCGCCGATCACCTGCGCCGCCACTACGCGGCCGACCGGGTGGAAGTCTTCGTCCCCGACCTGACCCTCTCCTCACTCTGCCCGCTGCTCGGCGAGCCGGGGCCGGCCACCGAGCCGGCCGTGCTGCGCTGCCTGGGCAGCCAGCGACCGGACACCCAGGCCACCGCCACCGGCGCCACCCGGCTGCACCTGCCGTTGAACAGCTGGGGCGAACGGGTCGGCGTGCTGCGCCTGGAGTTGCCGTCGCGCCCGGAACCCGAGCTCACCGAGGAACTGGCGGTCCACGCCGACGAGCTGGCCACCGCGATGCGCGCGGCCGCCTCCAGCACCGACCGGTACCGGCGGGCCCAGCGGCGGGCCCGGCTCACCATGGCCGCCGAGCTGCAGTGGGACATGCTGCCCGGACGGTCGCTCGCGGACGAGCGGTTCCTGGTGGCCGGGCAACTGGAGCCGGCGTACGACGTACGCGGCGACCACTTCGACTGGGCCCTCGACGGCGACAAGCTGACCATCACCGTGCTCAACGGCCACGGCGAGGGCATGGAAGCGGCCCTGCTCACCTCGCTCGCCGTGAACGCCATGCGCAACGCCCGCCGGTGCGGCGCCGACATCGTCGAGCAGGCCGAGCTCGCGTCCGACGCGGTGCACGCCCGGCACAGCGGCGGCGCACACGCCTCCACCCTGCTGCTCGAGATCGACCTGGTCGGCGGCGCGGTGGCGGCGGTCGACGCCGGATCGCCGCGCTGCCTGATCGCCCGGGGCGGCGAGGTCACGCCGGTCGCGCTGGAGCAGCAGCTGCCGTTCGGCATGTTCGGCGAGGCGCACTACGAGATCCAGCGGTTCGACCTGGAACCGGGCGACCGGCTGCTGGTGGTGAGCGACGGTGTCCACGAGGCGGCACCCGCCGGCCGTCGCACCTTCGGTGAATCTGCCCTGCTCAGCGCGCTTCGGCGGACACGGCTACAACCTGCGACCGAAGCAGTCGGTACCGTGATGCGAAGTCTGCGCGACTATCACGCCGGCGCCGAGCCGGAGGATGACGCGGTCACGGTCTGCCTGGATTGGCGGCGCTGA
- a CDS encoding MarR family winged helix-turn-helix transcriptional regulator translates to MERATEVATTVESSVESLVAVLEQARLAQNPAVPPAQLRVLTIVAANRHTNMSRLAETLGVVPSSASRLCDRLEATGLLRRVADPRDRREVRLLLTPAARRMLADLRARRRAALAEVLDRMPPEAQQELVRALQAFGTAAGFPDTREGLRTA, encoded by the coding sequence ATGGAACGTGCCACCGAAGTCGCCACGACCGTCGAGTCGTCGGTGGAGTCGCTGGTCGCCGTCCTGGAGCAGGCGCGGCTGGCGCAGAACCCCGCTGTGCCCCCTGCGCAGCTGCGGGTGCTCACCATCGTGGCCGCGAACCGGCACACCAACATGAGCCGCCTCGCCGAGACGCTGGGCGTGGTGCCCTCCTCGGCCAGCCGGCTCTGCGACCGGCTGGAGGCCACCGGGCTGCTGCGCCGGGTCGCCGACCCCCGTGACCGCCGCGAGGTGCGGCTGCTGCTCACTCCGGCCGCCCGGCGGATGCTCGCCGACCTGCGGGCCCGGCGGCGGGCGGCGCTCGCCGAGGTGCTCGACCGGATGCCGCCGGAGGCGCAGCAGGAACTGGTCCGGGCCCTGCAGGCGTTCGGGACCGCGGCCGGCTTCCCGGACACCCGGGAAGGTCTCCGGACCGCCTGA
- a CDS encoding LLM class flavin-dependent oxidoreductase — translation MRIGIVILPDQRWAESSRRWRLAEEYGFDHAWTYDHLGWRDLVDGPWFDAVPTLTAAAMVTSRIRLGTYVASPNFRHPVHFAREALALDDISAGRLILGLGAGGIGFDSAVLGRPELTPRQRVDRFAEFLELFDKIMGTPATTWSGEWFSAVDARSIPGPIQQPRPPFVVAANGPRAMRLVARYGDGWVTTGSHEVDSADAWWRSVAETKDRFDAVLAAAGRPLDAVDRYLNLDTSPLYSMTSVDAFVDATGRAAELGFTDVITHWPRNSSWYTGDEKVLEAVAAELPRLQS, via the coding sequence ATGCGCATCGGCATCGTGATCCTTCCCGACCAGCGCTGGGCCGAGTCGAGCCGCCGGTGGCGGCTCGCCGAGGAGTACGGCTTCGACCACGCTTGGACGTACGACCATCTGGGCTGGCGTGACCTCGTCGACGGCCCGTGGTTCGACGCGGTGCCCACGCTGACCGCGGCCGCCATGGTCACCTCGCGAATCCGGCTCGGCACCTACGTGGCCTCGCCGAACTTCCGGCATCCGGTGCACTTCGCCCGCGAGGCGCTCGCGCTGGACGACATCTCGGCCGGCCGGCTGATCCTCGGGCTGGGCGCCGGCGGCATCGGCTTCGACTCGGCGGTGCTCGGCCGGCCGGAGCTCACCCCACGCCAGCGGGTGGACCGGTTCGCCGAGTTCCTCGAGCTGTTCGACAAGATCATGGGTACGCCGGCCACCACCTGGTCCGGCGAGTGGTTCTCGGCGGTGGACGCCCGCAGCATCCCCGGCCCGATTCAGCAGCCGCGGCCGCCGTTCGTGGTCGCCGCCAACGGCCCGCGGGCGATGCGCCTGGTCGCCCGGTACGGCGACGGCTGGGTCACCACCGGTTCGCACGAGGTGGACAGCGCGGACGCGTGGTGGCGTTCGGTGGCCGAGACGAAGGACCGTTTCGACGCCGTTCTGGCCGCCGCCGGACGCCCTCTCGACGCGGTCGACCGTTATCTGAATCTGGACACTTCGCCGCTGTACTCGATGACCAGCGTGGATGCGTTCGTGGACGCGACCGGACGGGCGGCGGAACTGGGCTTCACCGACGTCATCACGCACTGGCCGCGGAACTCCAGTTGGTACACCGGCGACGAGAAGGTGCTCGAGGCGGTGGCGGCAGAGCTGCCCCGGCTGCAGAGCTAG
- a CDS encoding histone-like nucleoid-structuring protein Lsr2: MARQVITTLIDDLDGKKADRTVEFSLDGVSYTIDLSEANAGKLRKALDPYINAGTRLGRTAPGRIASRGGAPVRTAGSRDENRLIREWAIRNGHKISERGRIPQEVSNAYRAAHGR, from the coding sequence ATGGCGCGGCAGGTAATCACCACCCTGATCGACGATCTGGACGGTAAGAAGGCGGATCGGACCGTTGAGTTCAGCCTCGACGGCGTCAGCTACACGATCGACCTTTCCGAGGCCAATGCCGGAAAGCTGCGTAAGGCTCTGGACCCGTACATCAACGCGGGCACCCGTCTGGGACGGACTGCCCCGGGGCGTATCGCGTCTCGTGGCGGCGCACCGGTCCGGACCGCGGGTTCGCGCGACGAGAACCGGCTGATCCGCGAGTGGGCGATCCGGAACGGGCACAAAATCTCCGAGCGGGGCCGCATTCCGCAGGAGGTCAGCAACGCCTACCGGGCGGCGCACGGTCGCTGA
- a CDS encoding D-alanyl-D-alanine carboxypeptidase family protein: MSVRRLLAALTATLFAVPVVSLPASPAPAATSSVPAASSVLAAEVPCPKPKVAAPSRPPRPVPPAENPEHMAVGGDALATHGLVTAPGSPRPPAITATTWLVADLDTGEVLGACGPHVHQTPASVQKMLLAATAIDQLDPARKITVTRGDLDIEPGSSAVGLILGGNYSIATLWLGLLLNSGNDAANALARLAGGGGEDGLAKTVAAMNAKAASLGANQTHAVTPSGLDGRGQFTSAYDLALIARVCFDNADFRKYALTRNARMPAQKTKERKVGGFQFQNENKLIYNYPGALGGKTGFTTLARHSYVGAAERNGRRLVVTLLGAEARPLRGWEQGAKLLDWGFAQPQGTSVGTLVTPEEVAAAASAKATTAEEDRTEAQSGPQTGNTRPSAPRGLAVAAALSVAVVLTAAPLLLLLTQRRKRRLARTTR, encoded by the coding sequence GTGAGCGTGCGCCGTCTCCTCGCGGCTCTGACCGCAACCCTGTTCGCCGTCCCCGTGGTCTCGCTGCCCGCCTCCCCCGCGCCGGCCGCCACGTCGTCGGTCCCGGCCGCCTCATCGGTCCTGGCCGCCGAGGTGCCCTGTCCTAAACCGAAGGTCGCCGCGCCCAGCCGGCCGCCGCGCCCGGTGCCCCCGGCGGAGAACCCCGAGCACATGGCGGTCGGCGGCGACGCGCTAGCCACCCACGGCCTGGTCACCGCGCCGGGCAGCCCGAGGCCGCCGGCGATCACCGCCACCACCTGGCTGGTCGCCGACCTGGACACCGGCGAGGTGCTGGGCGCCTGCGGGCCGCACGTCCACCAGACCCCGGCCAGCGTGCAGAAGATGCTGCTGGCAGCCACCGCCATCGACCAGCTGGACCCGGCCCGCAAGATCACCGTCACCCGCGGGGACCTGGACATCGAGCCCGGCAGTTCCGCGGTCGGCCTGATCCTCGGCGGCAACTACTCGATCGCGACGCTCTGGCTCGGCCTGCTGCTCAACTCCGGCAACGACGCGGCGAACGCGCTGGCCCGGCTGGCCGGTGGCGGCGGCGAGGACGGGCTCGCCAAGACGGTCGCCGCGATGAACGCCAAGGCCGCCTCGCTCGGCGCCAACCAGACGCACGCGGTGACGCCGTCCGGTTTGGACGGCAGAGGCCAGTTCACCAGTGCGTACGATCTGGCGCTGATCGCCCGGGTCTGCTTCGACAACGCCGACTTCCGCAAGTACGCGCTCACCCGCAACGCCCGGATGCCCGCGCAGAAGACCAAGGAGCGCAAGGTCGGCGGCTTCCAGTTCCAGAACGAGAACAAGCTGATCTACAACTACCCGGGCGCGCTCGGCGGCAAGACCGGATTCACCACGCTGGCCCGGCACAGCTACGTCGGCGCGGCCGAACGCAACGGCCGCCGGCTCGTGGTCACCCTGCTCGGCGCGGAGGCCCGCCCGCTGCGCGGCTGGGAGCAGGGCGCCAAACTGCTGGACTGGGGTTTCGCCCAGCCGCAGGGCACGTCGGTCGGCACGCTGGTGACGCCGGAAGAGGTGGCGGCGGCCGCCTCGGCGAAGGCGACCACGGCCGAGGAGGACCGCACCGAGGCGCAGAGCGGGCCGCAGACCGGTAACACCCGGCCGTCCGCGCCGCGCGGGCTCGCGGTGGCGGCCGCGCTGTCCGTCGCGGTCGTGCTGACCGCCGCGCCGCTCCTGCTGCTGCTCACCCAGCGCCGCAAACGCCGGTTGGCCCGCACCACACGTTGA
- a CDS encoding DUF456 domain-containing protein, whose protein sequence is MDLTDTEGLIALLAGVLIATGVVGVMLPVLPGLLLTWSGVLLWALLGGGSAGVRWLVLVIATLIAGAGMVIKFLWPGKRLKSTGVPTSALMAGGVLGLIGFFVVPVVGLVLGFLLGIWLVELNRVGHERAWPSTRAAFAAVGLSLLVEFAAALGIAVAWVFGLIIA, encoded by the coding sequence ATGGATCTGACCGACACCGAAGGGCTGATCGCCCTGCTCGCCGGAGTGCTCATCGCGACCGGGGTGGTCGGCGTGATGCTGCCGGTGCTGCCCGGACTGCTGCTGACCTGGAGCGGGGTGCTGCTGTGGGCGCTGCTCGGCGGGGGCTCGGCCGGCGTACGGTGGCTGGTCCTGGTGATCGCCACGCTGATCGCCGGCGCCGGCATGGTGATCAAGTTCCTGTGGCCGGGCAAGCGGCTGAAGAGCACCGGCGTGCCGACGTCGGCGCTGATGGCCGGCGGAGTGCTCGGCCTGATCGGGTTCTTCGTGGTGCCCGTGGTCGGGCTGGTCCTGGGGTTCCTGCTCGGGATCTGGCTGGTCGAGCTGAACCGGGTGGGTCACGAACGGGCGTGGCCGTCGACCCGCGCCGCGTTCGCCGCGGTCGGGCTCTCGCTGCTGGTCGAGTTCGCGGCGGCGCTGGGCATCGCGGTGGCCTGGGTCTTCGGCCTGATCATCGCCTGA
- a CDS encoding sigma-70 family RNA polymerase sigma factor, producing the protein MTSTVTTAADLTADTATATPVLSAAEQEELIRTHMPLVGHLVRDMLSRIPNHIHRDDLTSAGLHALVTAVRGWDPNRGVPFHRFAGTRIRGALLDELRALDWATRSVRSKARNTDVTRQQLTTTLGRTPTPEELAQALGTTTTDLHQTDTDVQRATVLSLQGFTTSSADDLVTERDPGPEEMLLRREQIGYLHHAIGSLPERLQTVVTEYFLHERPMADIAADLGVTESRVSQLRAEALSLLKDGLNTHLNPELAPVPENPDSITARRRATYYASIASNTNMRSRLAMTNAHGHTPIGRGAAKQPSTAA; encoded by the coding sequence ATGACCAGCACCGTGACGACCGCTGCCGACCTCACCGCCGACACCGCCACCGCCACGCCCGTGCTCTCCGCCGCGGAGCAGGAGGAGCTGATCCGCACGCACATGCCGCTGGTCGGCCACCTGGTGCGGGACATGCTCAGCCGGATCCCGAACCACATCCACCGCGACGATCTGACCAGCGCCGGCCTGCACGCCCTGGTCACCGCGGTCCGCGGCTGGGACCCAAACCGCGGCGTCCCGTTCCACCGCTTCGCCGGCACCCGGATCCGCGGCGCGCTCCTCGACGAGCTGCGCGCGCTGGACTGGGCGACCCGCTCGGTGCGGTCCAAGGCCCGCAACACCGACGTGACCCGTCAGCAGCTCACCACCACGCTGGGCCGTACGCCCACGCCGGAGGAGCTGGCCCAGGCGCTCGGCACCACCACGACCGACCTGCACCAGACCGACACCGACGTGCAGCGTGCCACCGTGCTCTCGCTGCAGGGCTTTACCACGAGCAGCGCCGACGACCTGGTCACCGAGCGCGACCCGGGCCCGGAGGAGATGCTGCTGCGCCGTGAGCAGATCGGCTACCTGCACCACGCGATCGGCTCGCTGCCGGAGCGCCTGCAGACCGTCGTCACCGAGTACTTCCTGCACGAGCGCCCGATGGCGGACATCGCCGCCGACCTGGGCGTCACCGAGTCGCGGGTGTCGCAGCTGCGTGCCGAGGCGCTCTCGCTGCTCAAGGACGGCCTGAACACCCACCTCAACCCGGAGCTGGCCCCGGTGCCGGAGAACCCGGACAGCATCACCGCGCGCCGGCGTGCCACCTACTACGCGAGCATCGCCAGCAACACCAACATGCGCAGCCGTCTCGCCATGACGAACGCGCACGGCCACACCCCGATCGGCCGGGGCGCGGCCAAGCAGCCGAGCACGGCTGCCTGA